Proteins found in one Bremerella volcania genomic segment:
- a CDS encoding DUF309 domain-containing protein, whose translation MAEDTARYEPALPFPPYAYVPGLFSRPEAAFEGNTPEQSFRYGVDLFNHGFYWEAHEAWESAWIAHGRAGEQADLLKGLIHLAACGVKARQRSLHGIEAHAGKAIVLFENVGEDLGMTSLRSLTEQVKKVRETPSRYLRELQENVVIVFDFRIELSRG comes from the coding sequence ATGGCAGAGGATACCGCGCGGTACGAGCCGGCTCTACCGTTTCCGCCGTACGCCTACGTTCCGGGCCTGTTTTCTCGGCCTGAAGCGGCATTTGAGGGAAACACGCCGGAGCAATCGTTTCGGTATGGGGTCGATCTATTTAATCACGGTTTTTACTGGGAAGCCCACGAAGCGTGGGAGTCTGCCTGGATCGCCCACGGCAGAGCAGGGGAGCAGGCCGACCTGCTTAAAGGGCTGATTCACCTGGCGGCCTGCGGTGTGAAAGCACGGCAACGGTCCCTTCACGGAATCGAAGCTCATGCGGGAAAAGCGATCGTGCTTTTCGAGAACGTCGGCGAAGACCTCGGCATGACTTCGCTAAGGTCACTTACCGAGCAGGTGAAGAAAGTCCGGGAGACTCCCAGTCGTTACCTGCGTGAATTGCAGGAGAACGTGGTTATCGTGTTCGACTTCCGAATCGAATTGTCGCGAGGTTAA
- a CDS encoding HAD-IIB family hydrolase produces MSKVLATDLDGTLIPLKDNAENKGDLIQLERALRENNVTLTFVTGRHLESVQDAIERYALPTPDWVICDVGTSIYQRTDDDSFQIAQPYVDHLQSIVGEVSTSRLREEFASLESLRVQEEEKQGPFKLSFYCDAKRLHEVHDAVLDQLTHRRLPYSLISSVDPFNGDGLIDLLPTDVSKAHALQWWTDHAGMDNRQLVFSGDSGNDLAAMTAGYRTIVVGNASAELMETVHQHYEARMQLDRLYLAEKTATSGVLAGCRHFGLI; encoded by the coding sequence GTGAGCAAGGTCCTGGCTACCGACTTAGACGGCACGCTCATTCCCCTGAAAGACAACGCCGAAAACAAGGGCGATTTGATTCAGCTTGAAAGGGCATTGCGTGAAAACAACGTCACGCTCACTTTCGTCACGGGTAGACACTTAGAGTCGGTTCAAGATGCGATCGAGCGTTACGCCTTGCCCACGCCTGATTGGGTCATCTGTGATGTGGGGACTTCGATCTATCAGCGTACCGATGACGACTCGTTTCAAATCGCACAGCCTTATGTCGATCATCTGCAAAGCATCGTTGGTGAAGTGTCCACTTCACGACTACGAGAAGAGTTCGCATCGCTTGAGTCGCTCAGGGTACAGGAAGAAGAGAAGCAGGGACCATTCAAGCTCAGCTTCTACTGCGATGCCAAAAGGCTGCATGAAGTCCACGACGCGGTGCTCGATCAATTGACGCATCGTCGTCTGCCTTACAGCTTGATCAGTAGCGTCGATCCATTCAACGGAGATGGGTTGATCGACCTGCTGCCGACCGACGTATCGAAGGCGCACGCGCTGCAGTGGTGGACCGATCACGCCGGGATGGACAACCGGCAGCTCGTCTTCTCAGGCGACTCCGGCAACGACCTGGCCGCGATGACCGCTGGCTACCGCACGATTGTGGTGGGTAATGCGTCCGCTGAATTGATGGAAACGGTCCATCAGCACTACGAAGCACGCATGCAGCTCGATCGGCTTTACCTGGCCGAGAAGACCGCCACCAGCGGCGTTTTGGCCGGCTGCCGACACTTTGGCCTTATCTAG
- a CDS encoding peptide chain release factor family protein: MPSGIDHPAAWPVEQLLKRCEIKRLRRGGPGGQHRNKVETAVIVHDPVTGQSGEGNERRSQEANRQVAIFRLRVNLAIHVIDEIDLSTTPSELWRSRVRSGKVAVNPTHDDFPAILAEAITILYAEGWDASAAAARLGCSTSQLVKLLKNEPAAFTLLNRQREALGLKPLK; encoded by the coding sequence ATGCCAAGTGGAATCGATCACCCGGCTGCCTGGCCGGTCGAGCAGCTTTTGAAGCGCTGCGAAATCAAGCGACTTCGCCGCGGCGGTCCGGGCGGTCAGCATCGCAATAAGGTCGAAACGGCGGTCATCGTTCACGATCCCGTCACCGGCCAGTCTGGCGAAGGAAACGAGCGGCGTAGCCAGGAAGCCAACCGCCAGGTTGCCATCTTTCGCTTGCGAGTTAACCTGGCAATTCACGTGATCGACGAAATCGATCTGTCCACAACGCCCAGCGAACTCTGGCGATCACGGGTGCGTAGTGGAAAAGTCGCGGTCAATCCGACCCACGACGACTTCCCAGCAATCCTGGCAGAGGCCATAACTATACTATACGCCGAGGGTTGGGATGCATCGGCCGCGGCCGCGCGACTAGGCTGCTCGACTAGTCAACTGGTCAAATTACTGAAGAATGAGCCGGCAGCGTTCACATTGCTGAATCGTCAACGAGAAGCGCTGGGACTGAAACCGCTTAAATAG
- the nadE gene encoding NAD(+) synthase, whose amino-acid sequence MLNIKVAAAVLNQTPLDWEGNARNILQALEKARAEGASVVCLPELCITGYGCEDAFLSAGMRRMAWDKLQELIPATEGLVACFGLPISYRGLVFNVAAIAANGQLLGMVPKKNLAGDGIHYEPRWFKPWPTGKRSFYEEGDLKIPLGDLVFNFDGVMMGLEICEDAWVASRPGGRLAELGVDLILNPSASHFAFEKQEVRRRFVLEGSRAFHSAYVYANLLGNESGRAIYDGGAMVASSGRLLAEAPRFSFQDSVVTTAVVDVDVNRMNRAKSDAFVLNFDAARDQVVESDFALPHCDPEVRSLSLDAWESSDYLKEEEFTRAVTLGLFDYLRKSRSQGFVVSLSGGADSAAVTTLCAYMVQFALKDLGIERFVKKLSYIDGLEGELDVSEVNRTLLTCVYQATRNSGEVTFNAAKEVAETVGANFHRIDVDDLVQRYMELGAEVLGRPLTWEQDDIALQNIQARTRSPSIWLVANLKNALLLSTSNRSEAAVGYATMDGDTSGGLCPISGIDKAFLREWLIWMEQEGPVGVGCLPALELINQQQPTAELRPADQKQTDEADLMPYTVLDTIERLAIRDKQTAIEVFAQLRQRYPVYTLRELGGFIQRFFQLWSRNQWKRERYAPGFHLDDENLDPKTWCRFPILSGGFRVELQIMWDRINELEPEQPDAEG is encoded by the coding sequence GTGTTAAACATCAAAGTCGCGGCCGCAGTTCTCAATCAGACGCCCTTGGATTGGGAGGGGAACGCCAGGAACATCCTTCAGGCCCTCGAAAAGGCCAGAGCGGAAGGGGCCTCGGTGGTCTGTCTGCCCGAGCTTTGCATTACCGGCTACGGCTGTGAAGATGCTTTCCTATCCGCCGGCATGCGGCGCATGGCCTGGGATAAGCTGCAAGAGCTTATCCCAGCGACCGAAGGCCTGGTAGCGTGCTTCGGGCTGCCGATATCGTATCGCGGGCTTGTCTTCAACGTCGCTGCGATCGCGGCCAATGGCCAGCTACTGGGGATGGTACCCAAGAAGAACCTGGCCGGCGATGGCATCCACTACGAACCACGCTGGTTCAAACCGTGGCCCACGGGAAAACGGTCGTTCTACGAGGAAGGGGATCTGAAGATTCCCCTGGGAGACCTCGTGTTCAATTTTGATGGCGTTATGATGGGCCTGGAAATCTGCGAAGATGCCTGGGTCGCCAGCCGACCAGGAGGCCGTTTGGCCGAACTGGGGGTCGACCTGATCTTGAACCCCAGTGCCAGCCATTTCGCGTTTGAAAAACAAGAGGTCCGTCGACGGTTCGTGCTGGAAGGATCGCGAGCGTTTCATTCCGCCTACGTCTATGCGAACCTTTTGGGAAATGAATCGGGAAGAGCAATCTACGATGGGGGCGCCATGGTTGCTTCCAGTGGAAGGTTACTAGCCGAAGCACCTCGCTTCAGTTTCCAAGATTCGGTCGTGACCACGGCGGTGGTCGACGTCGATGTGAATCGGATGAACCGCGCCAAGAGTGATGCGTTTGTCTTGAACTTCGACGCGGCCCGCGACCAGGTGGTAGAATCCGATTTCGCTTTGCCGCACTGCGACCCGGAAGTCCGCTCTCTTTCGCTGGATGCCTGGGAAAGCTCGGACTACCTGAAGGAAGAAGAATTCACGCGCGCTGTGACGCTCGGGCTGTTCGACTACCTCCGCAAAAGCCGCTCGCAAGGTTTCGTCGTTTCGCTTTCGGGTGGAGCCGATTCGGCGGCTGTGACGACTTTGTGTGCCTACATGGTTCAGTTCGCCTTGAAGGACCTGGGCATCGAGCGTTTTGTCAAAAAGCTGAGTTACATCGATGGTCTTGAAGGAGAATTGGACGTCAGCGAAGTCAATCGGACGCTGCTGACGTGCGTCTATCAGGCCACCCGCAACAGCGGCGAGGTGACGTTCAATGCGGCTAAGGAAGTCGCAGAGACCGTAGGCGCCAATTTTCATCGGATCGACGTCGATGACCTCGTGCAGCGATACATGGAACTCGGCGCGGAAGTGCTCGGTCGTCCCCTCACTTGGGAGCAGGACGACATCGCGCTGCAGAATATCCAGGCACGAACGCGTTCCCCCAGCATCTGGCTGGTGGCCAATCTGAAAAACGCTCTGCTGCTTTCGACCAGCAACCGCTCGGAGGCCGCCGTCGGCTATGCCACCATGGATGGCGATACCAGCGGAGGCCTATGTCCGATCTCAGGGATCGATAAAGCCTTTCTGCGCGAATGGCTGATTTGGATGGAACAAGAAGGCCCGGTGGGCGTGGGCTGTTTGCCCGCTTTGGAATTGATCAACCAGCAACAACCGACCGCCGAGCTTCGGCCAGCGGATCAAAAACAGACCGACGAAGCCGACCTGATGCCGTACACCGTGCTCGACACGATCGAACGCCTGGCCATTCGCGACAAACAGACGGCGATCGAAGTCTTCGCGCAGCTCCGACAGCGTTATCCGGTCTACACGCTAAGAGAACTAGGAGGCTTCATCCAGCGCTTCTTCCAGCTTTGGAGCCGCAACCAATGGAAGCGGGAACGCTACGCTCCTGGCTTTCATTTGGATGACGAAAACCTCGATCCAAAGACGTGGTGCCGGTTCCCGATTCTCTCTGGCGGATTCCGCGTCGAGCTGCAAATCATGTGGGACCGCATCAACGAACTGGAGCCTGAGCAGCCAGACGCAGAAGGCTAA
- a CDS encoding SDR family oxidoreductase: MSVRKIVLTGVTKGLGRAMADGFIAAGHQVCGCGRSADKIDHLNEEYGDPHRFDVVDVTNWHDVKQWAKSINEHFGVPDLLINNAAIINENNPLWRVPVDEFSQMIDINIQGVFHIIKAFVPAMVERGEGVIINFSSGWGRSTSPEVGPYCATKYAIEGLTKSLAQELPAGMAAIPLGPGMIHTEMLEKCFADGASSAIKPNDWASYAVPFILSLGAEENGQSISIVK, translated from the coding sequence ATGTCCGTCCGGAAAATCGTCCTTACCGGCGTCACCAAGGGGCTCGGCCGAGCGATGGCCGATGGATTTATCGCCGCGGGACACCAGGTCTGTGGCTGCGGACGATCGGCCGACAAGATCGATCATCTGAACGAAGAGTACGGCGACCCTCATCGTTTTGACGTGGTGGATGTTACCAACTGGCACGATGTGAAACAGTGGGCCAAGTCGATCAACGAGCACTTCGGCGTGCCTGACCTGTTGATCAACAACGCGGCCATTATCAACGAGAACAATCCGCTGTGGCGAGTCCCGGTGGACGAGTTCTCGCAGATGATCGACATTAACATCCAAGGGGTCTTCCACATTATCAAAGCATTCGTACCGGCGATGGTCGAGCGCGGCGAAGGGGTGATCATCAACTTCAGTTCCGGCTGGGGTCGCTCGACCTCCCCCGAGGTCGGCCCCTACTGCGCGACGAAATACGCCATCGAAGGATTGACCAAGTCGCTCGCCCAAGAGCTACCGGCCGGCATGGCCGCGATTCCCTTGGGGCCTGGCATGATCCATACCGAGATGCTTGAGAAGTGCTTTGCCGACGGGGCCTCCAGCGCGATCAAGCCAAATGACTGGGCATCGTACGCGGTGCCGTTCATCCTTTCGCTGGGTGCCGAGGAAAACGGCCAGTCGATCAGCATTGTCAAGTAG
- a CDS encoding Lnb N-terminal periplasmic domain-containing protein, whose product MNSFSQQRRTAHGHLWMVLGMLCLGVFSTGCKAIVATNNRNWAPDQAKLPISEVNGDHIKIHNVRNCRYATADNYVVQYYDKDIRLSDIQTVDFVVVPFKDTPSVAHTMLSFGLSDGQYLVSSVEIRKEANEEYSAWKGFFNQYELMYVIGDERDVINLSSNYYKSDVYLYRTVAKPEQAQELFLDVIKRANKLAAEPEFYNTVTNNCTTNIVSHVNKIAPKSVPYDMRILLPGYSDEYAYSLGLLDTSVPFEQLRSESKINQLAERYRDDENFSQYIRR is encoded by the coding sequence GTGAACTCGTTTTCCCAGCAGCGTCGAACTGCGCATGGCCATCTTTGGATGGTTTTAGGGATGCTGTGCCTGGGGGTATTCTCGACCGGCTGCAAGGCGATCGTTGCGACGAACAATCGCAACTGGGCGCCCGATCAAGCCAAACTTCCCATCAGTGAAGTCAACGGCGACCATATCAAGATCCATAACGTTCGCAACTGTCGCTATGCCACGGCGGACAATTACGTGGTGCAGTACTACGACAAGGATATCCGCCTGAGCGATATTCAAACGGTCGACTTCGTGGTAGTGCCCTTTAAAGACACGCCCAGCGTCGCCCATACGATGCTCAGTTTCGGCCTGTCGGATGGCCAATACCTGGTTTCCTCGGTGGAAATCCGCAAGGAAGCGAATGAAGAGTATTCGGCCTGGAAAGGCTTCTTCAACCAATACGAATTGATGTACGTCATCGGAGATGAACGCGACGTGATCAATCTCAGCTCGAACTACTACAAGAGCGACGTCTATCTCTATCGTACGGTCGCAAAGCCGGAACAGGCACAAGAGTTGTTCCTCGACGTGATCAAGCGTGCCAATAAACTTGCTGCCGAGCCTGAGTTCTACAACACGGTGACCAATAACTGCACCACCAATATCGTGTCGCACGTCAACAAGATCGCGCCCAAGAGCGTCCCATACGACATGCGCATTCTTTTGCCGGGCTACAGCGACGAGTACGCCTATTCGCTCGGCTTGCTGGACACGAGCGTGCCGTTTGAGCAGTTGCGATCCGAGTCGAAGATCAATCAGCTAGCCGAGCGGTACCGCGACGACGAGAACTTCTCGCAGTACATCCGCCGATAG
- a CDS encoding metallopeptidase family protein: MDQQSREYFDLHLESVLANLPESIATLLDRVPMIVEDYPSDALVRKLGLRSRQQLCGLYTGIPLTNRSIEGPPVPSDAIQIFREGILSQTRYVNGQITAVGLREQIRITILHELGHHFGMTEEDLDELGYG, encoded by the coding sequence ATGGACCAGCAATCTCGAGAGTACTTCGATCTTCACCTGGAATCGGTCCTGGCGAACCTGCCGGAGTCGATTGCCACGCTATTGGACAGGGTTCCGATGATCGTCGAGGACTATCCGTCCGATGCGCTCGTGCGAAAACTTGGCCTTCGTAGTCGCCAACAACTGTGTGGTCTTTACACGGGAATTCCGCTCACCAATCGATCGATCGAGGGGCCCCCGGTCCCTTCGGATGCCATTCAGATCTTTCGAGAAGGGATTCTGTCACAAACACGCTACGTCAACGGACAGATCACGGCCGTCGGTCTCCGCGAGCAGATTCGGATTACCATTCTACACGAGTTGGGGCATCATTTTGGCATGACCGAGGAAGACCTGGATGAGCTTGGCTATGGCTAA
- a CDS encoding ABC transporter permease: MSTMDVTPDPATQQEAATPSWWRTFDRKLESLGEYLNPILVKETRQALKSRQFAVTFALVLLTSWIWSLLAIYFRYPGILYSPDGPFLMVGYLDILLFPLVVIIPFSAFRSLASEREDGTFELLSISTLSPRQIIIGKLVSSIVQMLVYLSALAPCLAFTYLLRGIDIVTIAYVLLCAFLASVLLSGVGLVLACITRQRHWQSALSVIVILLFIFLFVIGLIISYASVYEDASWREYDNPDFWSATAAFFSVYASYLYLIIEVASAQITFESENRSAGIRRGILLQHFLAIGWFGYLALRFPREEAILMTLTTILCLHWFIMGAFINGESPVLSPRIKRSIPNLLADRIWRNWLLPGPERGYFFVVTSLVSGLLIISGVAWVNTLNSLSTADAWLAVIYSAGLIGYTICYLSMGKLILQLLNMIFRADIFVSVILHLILLMGGVMLPLGFQVLTNRTLDPNFNHWTNPFWFFYEGFDDRSFVTTPLIGIFIFFLMIMGSFLFLLNLLLGSRNFLPNRENDPRFQPELLPPKVDNAADPLA, encoded by the coding sequence ATGAGCACCATGGACGTCACCCCGGATCCCGCCACGCAGCAAGAAGCGGCAACGCCTTCCTGGTGGCGGACTTTCGATCGGAAGTTGGAATCACTGGGGGAATACCTCAATCCGATTTTGGTCAAGGAAACACGACAAGCCCTTAAGAGTCGCCAATTTGCCGTGACCTTTGCCCTGGTGCTGCTCACCAGTTGGATCTGGTCGCTGCTGGCCATTTACTTTCGCTACCCTGGCATTCTCTATTCGCCAGACGGCCCCTTCCTGATGGTTGGTTATCTCGACATTTTGCTTTTCCCCCTTGTCGTGATCATTCCTTTCTCCGCGTTTCGCTCGCTCGCGTCCGAGCGGGAAGACGGAACGTTCGAGTTGCTTTCCATTTCGACGCTCAGCCCACGTCAGATCATCATTGGTAAGCTCGTCAGCTCGATCGTGCAGATGCTGGTGTACCTATCGGCGCTTGCTCCGTGCCTGGCATTTACCTATCTGCTGCGCGGGATCGACATCGTCACCATCGCGTATGTGCTGCTTTGTGCGTTTCTCGCCTCGGTACTGCTGTCCGGCGTGGGGTTGGTACTTGCATGTATTACTCGGCAGCGTCACTGGCAGTCGGCCTTGTCAGTAATCGTGATCTTGCTGTTCATCTTTCTTTTCGTTATCGGGCTGATCATCAGCTACGCCAGCGTGTATGAAGATGCAAGCTGGCGTGAGTACGACAACCCCGATTTCTGGAGCGCGACCGCCGCGTTTTTCTCGGTCTATGCAAGTTACCTCTACCTGATCATCGAAGTCGCTTCAGCTCAGATCACGTTCGAGAGCGAAAACCGTTCGGCTGGCATTCGTCGTGGAATCCTTCTTCAGCACTTTCTCGCCATTGGCTGGTTCGGCTATCTTGCACTCCGATTTCCGCGTGAAGAAGCGATCCTCATGACGTTGACGACGATCTTGTGCCTGCACTGGTTTATCATGGGGGCGTTCATCAATGGAGAGTCGCCGGTGCTTTCACCACGCATCAAGCGATCCATTCCCAATCTTCTGGCGGATCGAATCTGGCGAAACTGGCTTTTGCCTGGTCCGGAGCGTGGCTATTTTTTCGTCGTCACGTCTCTGGTGAGCGGCCTGTTGATTATTTCTGGGGTGGCCTGGGTGAACACCCTCAACTCGCTATCGACCGCGGATGCGTGGCTTGCCGTGATTTATTCCGCCGGGCTGATTGGCTACACGATCTGCTACCTGAGCATGGGCAAGCTAATCCTTCAACTATTGAATATGATCTTCCGGGCAGATATTTTTGTCTCGGTAATTCTGCACCTGATCCTTTTGATGGGTGGTGTCATGCTGCCTCTCGGCTTCCAGGTACTTACCAATCGGACGCTAGATCCTAATTTCAATCATTGGACCAACCCCTTCTGGTTTTTCTACGAAGGATTCGATGACCGCTCGTTCGTGACGACGCCGCTGATTGGCATCTTTATCTTTTTTCTGATGATTATGGGCTCGTTCCTCTTCCTGTTGAACCTTCTCCTGGGATCTCGCAACTTCCTACCCAATCGAGAGAACGATCCCCGATTCCAGCCAGAGCTTCTCCCTCCCAAGGTCGACAACGCCGCCGATCCCTTGGCTTAG
- a CDS encoding ABC transporter ATP-binding protein — MIATRRPVIELRRLHRFFGRTKAVNDVSFEVYAGQVFGYIGPNGAGKTTSMRILATLDLPTAGDALIDGYSVINDPDRVRRRLGFMPDAFGVYANVNCREYLDFFARSYGLHGRERRLAMDKTMEFTGLDVLAEKPISGLSKGMKQRLCLGRSMIHDPAVMILDEPAAGLDPRARIELREMIARLAKHGKTILVSSHILTELAEMCDVVGIIEQGQLLATGSVADIQRGQLSHSRVRVRVLENTEGLAKWLSEKEGFSEIVTDGELLHFSHVGERAEEAILLKEMIETGFRIAEFGARHSTLEDVFLNVTKGRVQ, encoded by the coding sequence ATGATCGCGACTCGTAGGCCTGTGATCGAACTTCGCCGTTTGCATCGATTCTTTGGACGCACCAAGGCGGTCAATGACGTCTCGTTCGAGGTCTATGCCGGCCAGGTTTTCGGCTACATCGGCCCCAATGGTGCCGGCAAAACTACCAGCATGCGAATCCTTGCAACGCTTGATCTGCCGACCGCTGGCGATGCCTTGATCGATGGCTATTCCGTGATCAACGATCCCGATCGCGTTCGCCGGCGATTGGGCTTCATGCCGGATGCGTTTGGCGTTTATGCCAATGTGAACTGCCGGGAGTACCTTGACTTCTTCGCCCGGTCGTATGGACTACACGGCCGGGAACGCCGCCTGGCGATGGACAAGACGATGGAGTTCACCGGGCTTGATGTTTTAGCCGAAAAGCCCATTAGCGGACTGTCGAAAGGGATGAAGCAGCGACTGTGCCTGGGACGATCGATGATCCATGACCCGGCGGTGATGATCCTGGACGAACCAGCCGCCGGCCTCGATCCCCGGGCACGGATTGAACTGCGGGAAATGATCGCCCGGCTCGCCAAGCATGGAAAGACCATCTTGGTCAGCTCGCACATTCTGACCGAGTTGGCAGAGATGTGCGATGTTGTGGGAATCATTGAGCAAGGCCAGCTTCTGGCGACCGGCAGCGTCGCCGACATTCAACGCGGCCAACTCTCGCATAGCCGTGTTCGTGTCCGCGTTTTGGAGAATACCGAAGGCCTCGCGAAGTGGCTTAGCGAAAAGGAAGGCTTCAGCGAGATCGTCACCGATGGCGAGTTGCTACATTTCTCACACGTTGGGGAACGAGCCGAAGAGGCCATTTTGCTCAAAGAAATGATCGAAACAGGATTTCGCATTGCGGAATTCGGAGCACGACATTCGACGCTTGAGGACGTCTTCCTCAATGTGACGAAAGGACGCGTTCAATGA